CGGCGTATTGGGCTGAAGAGCAGTTCGGGCACTCTCACGAGAAAGCTCTCCCCTCCTTTGTTGCTCTTCAAGCCCTCTTCAGTCGCGACGGAGGGGTCTTCGGGTACGAAGTCCTGCACCGTTCGGGACGGGAGAATCGCTTCACCGGCGACGCCGATCATGCGACGCAGTCCATCATGAAAAACTGGAGCTTTCCGGAGCTGCACAAGCTCGCCGACGGGCGCCCAATCTTCTTGAACTGTCCGCGTCAGGTGCTGGTGGCTGGTCTCCTGGAACGCCTCGCAACTCCGGTTGTCATCGAAGTTCTCGAGACCGTCGAACCCGACGAAGAGGTCATCGCCGCATGCCGGCATCTCAAGTCTCTTGGCTATCAGATTGCGCTGGACGATTTTCAACTTAACTGCCGGATTGGGGCACTCGTGGATCTGGCCGATTACATTAAGGTTGACTTCCGCCTCTCAGACAGCCAGGCACGCAGACAGATCCTGGATTACCTGGGAGGCAGGCCGGTTCGCCTCATCGCGGAAAAGATCGAGACGGTAGACGAATACGAAGTTGCGCTTCATGAAGGATTCGAGATCGTCCAGGGGTATCACACAGCACGGCCGGTCATGTACTCCAAGGGCCTCAGGCAGGCGACGGGCTGCACTCAAATCCCGGAACTGTTCTGCTCGACTTGATTGACCCTGGTCCGTGGATAGGGCTGCATTTCATGGATGTCAAAGGTTGCATCAGGCCAGGGCGCTTCACGATGGCACTACTCTCCCGAGCGCGAAAGCTCAGCTCCTGCCAATGCGTCCAAAGCGGTGCGCAACTTCACGACATCGTCAATCAGAACAACTTTGCGCGAGTAGTCATCCGTGGCCGACATGCCCAGATGAAGAGACTCAGGCCGATGCGCCATCAGACTTCCAACCTCTTGCCGCACCGCTGCATGGAATTGACTTGCACCTGTGTTCGAAGCAATCTCCTGAACACTTTCGGCTCTCACTCCGCCGCAGACCATAATATCTATCCTGCCCCTGGACTTCCGGACCATACGTTCTATGCGGGGAGCTCCCAGCAAAGCGCTCTGAGCGCTGCCCGAGGTCAAGAGCCGATCCGCGCCGCTTTGAATGACATCCTCCAGGGCGGCGTCCGCATTGCGCGCCATATCGATGGCCCGATGAAACGTAACTTCCATCGGTCGAGCCAGATCGACCAACTTCCGCGTTCTTTCCAGATCGATATCGCCGCTCCGGGTCAGAAGACCAAAGACCACCCCGTCAGCATCGCTCTCGGCAGCCTGGAGGATGTCCTCGCGCATGACTTCAAGCTCCTCCTCGGAGTACAGGAAGTCGCCTCCGCGCGGTCGAATCATTACGTAGAGTCCAATGTTGACGGCCTTCCGTACGGCGCGGATCAAGCCGATGCTTGGGGTAAGCCCAGCTTCCGAGAGTGCGCTGCACAACTCCACTCGCTGTGCACCCCCACGTTGCGCCGCAATCGCCGACTCCACTGAATCAACACAGATCTCTAGTTGCATGCCTGCCCGGTCGCGGTATTCCACTCATGGCCGGGCCTCCGCTGAGAAGATTCTGGTCAGCGAAGGCCCGGCTGTTTGAAGAGTTGAGGTTGAACATTCACAGCGAAGCCGAAGATAAAAGAGCTCGGCCGGCAGTAGCTAGAATGCGTATTTTGCGGAGAACTGGAACCGCCGCTCCTGGGACCGGATCTGTTCCTGACTCGCGATCTGGCCAAAGGTGCTGTCTGTGATGACCGTGTCCGGATTTCCGTAGCTCACAATGTTGAACGCATTGAACGCATCGAAGCGGAAGCCCAACGACTGCTCCTTGTAGACACGGAAGTCTTTGAAGGCGGACATATCTACGTTCAGATATCCGGGGCCCCGCACGCTTCCATTCTTCGAATTTCCAAATACGTTGTTTGCCGGAGCACCGAAGGCACAGACTCCATTGTCGACGCCAGCCGTGAGGCAGGGCGTTGCCGAAGCATCAGTGCCGAACCAGTTATTGATGCTCCGATTGACGACCTTCAGTTTGCGAAGCTGGTTTACCCGAGCCGCGCCGTAGCTGTTGGAATTGTTTGAAGAGCCAGTGATTTCGGCACCGTTGGTCTGGCCCGTAGTGACGGTCTCCGGGAAGCCCGTGTATCCAACCCCAGCGACACCAATCTTCCACCCGCCGATAGCCTCATCCAGCAATCGGTTCGCTCCAGAGAGGAATCTCTTTCCAGTGCCGACAGGGAGTGCATAGACACCGGTACCCGAGACGTTGTGTTTTACATCGTATCCGGCTGGACCGTAGTCCGCGGAGCTGTCGTAGTAGTTCTGGAACGCGCCGCTATATCCGTTCACGTTCAACCCATAGTTTCCAAGGCTATTGGTCATGGCCTTGCCGTAGGTGTAGTTCAGGGTGAACTCCAACCCTTGCGTGGCACGCTGACGCAGGACCGCCTGCAGCGCGTTGTAGTTCATCATGGCACGCGACTCCGTGATGAGCAGGGAGTTCGAGCCTACGCCAAGCGCGCCGGCCGAACCATTGATGCCGAGATACTGGTTGTTGTAGTACGGAGCGGAGGTGGGATCGCCATTGACCTTGTACTGGTTGAGGTTGCCGTAGTCCTCGATGTGCTGCCCCTGTTCGCCGACGTAACCTACCTGTAGCGAAGTGGTACGAGTCAGGGCATACTCCGTGGTCAGGCTCCATTCCTGGACATAGGCGGGTTGAATATTCTGCGGATAGACGTCATAGGTGCCGGCGCTCGACGTCGTACCCCCAGTGAAGCCCTGTTCCGCGGTGCGAGCTACCGTGACTGCGCCAACCTGTGGCGAGTTCACCGAGACGTTTACCGCAGAGAGGAACGGTGTCACCGAAGTAAGACGCTGATTGGATGAGTTGCCTTCGTAGAAGCTGGTTGCGCCGTAACCGCCGCGCACGACGAGGCGATCGTTGACCTGGTAGGCAAATCCAATTCGCGGCATGATCTGCCGGTAATTGGATTTGTAACAGCCCTTGGTCGGGCAGACGCCTGATCCGGCAGGTGCGCCAACTGGCACATGGTCGGCATACTGCGGCTGACCGGTTGCCACATCGATGTTTCCTTGTCTGTTCCCCGACTCAATCCATGGCTGATCGAACTCATAACGCAACCCGATGTTGAAGGTCAGGTTTGGGCGGAACTTGAAGTCATCGTTGATGTAACCCGCTGCACGCCACTGGCGCTGACCTACGTTGCTGCTGGTAAGCGTGGCCTGTGCCGACTGCACACGATCAAGGACAAAGTCCGCTGCACCATAGCCACCGCTGCCGGCCCCGTTGCTGGTAAAAGCGCCAGTGTAGTTCAGGTTGCCGAGGTATCCGCTATTGTTGCTGGTCGGATAGTTCTGCTGATAGCGAAGCGCCTGCACACCCATGCTCAGATAGTGCAGACCGTGTTGCCAGGTGAGGTTGTCGATGTAGCTATAGGTGTTGTCGATGATCGTGCCGTTGTTCAGTGCCTGGTTCCCGACACTGGTCGCGCCCCCGCTTATGATCTGCCCGGTAAAGCCGTTATAAGCCTGATCCGTGAAGCCGATGCCAACCTTCGAATCTCCCGATGTACCAAAAGTTCCCGTTGGATCGCTGGGCAGGCCAACGTTCCAGTCAGTCCGCGTGAAGCCCAGACGGGCCGAATTGACGATCGCCGGCGAGAAGATGTGCACCCAGTTGCCGCCGATGATCTTCGTGGGATAGAGGTTCACCCCGGGAAAGGTTATCGCCAGCACCGCCGCAGTTCCGTCGTACGCCGTGGACATGGAGTAGAAGGCTGTAAGCTTATCGTTCTTGCCCGGGTCGTACTCCACCTTGATATCGCCCTGGTTGTTGGCCTTGAAGGTCCGGGCCGTGCCTTGGTAGTTGTTGGCGATGATGCCATCGGTTGGTGTTGCATTCGGAAGCGGATAGATCGCCGTATTGGCGAACAGATACTTTGCGACTGGGTTGTTGATGGGAACACCAAGGTTTCCTGCGTAGGGTGCGAAGTTGTTCTCTGGGTCATAAAGCTGGATCGGATTGGAACCGGACAGCAGAGCTGAGAAATCTCCATTCCGCATCGCCGCGGAGAGCACGCTCACAGACTGCACGCCGCCCTTGTGATAACGCGCTCCGAGGTAGTCAACGAAGAAAAACAGCTTGTCATGCAAGATCGGACCACCGAACGAACCGCCGAACTGCGACTGCGAGAAGGGATTGATTGGAATCCCCTGATTGTTGTTGGTCCAGGAGTTGGCGTTGATCCGGTAGTCCTGGACGTAGCCGTAGGCCGAACCATGAAACCTGTTTGTGCCGCTCTTGAGAACGCTGACGATGCCGCCGCCATTGACGTTGCCGTAGTCGGCGGGTGAGTTGGCCGTCAGCACCTTGATCTCTTCGAGCGCTTCGGGTGCCGGGCTGTAGGAGATGACATTGTTGAACGTCTCGTTCATGTCGATGCCATCGAGCGTGTAGTTGTTCGATTGCGCACGGTTCCCGTTCACGTTGGGGGTGTCCTGCCACGACGTACTCCGCTCAATGCTGGTCGTTCCGCTGGTGCCCGCAGTGTTGACAGCGCCGGGAAGATACAGTGTGAGCGCCGAGAAATCCAGCCCGTTCAGTGGAACATTCTGGATCGCATTCGCCGTGAAGGTGGTGCCAAGGGTGGCGTCGTTCGTGTTCAGGATCGGGGCTGCAGCCTCGGAGACTTCGACCGTCGAGGATGAGCTTCCCACAGCCAGCTTCACATTCAGATTGGCTGTCTGCAGAACTTCCAGGTCGAATGCCGGAAGCGAAGTTCTGCTGAAGCCATCCGCTTCGACGGCGACGCTATACCGGCCGATTGGGAGAAACTCAATTCGATAAAATCCGCTGCCGTTCGTGGTCGTGCTGGAGTCCACTCCAGTCCCGATACTATGGGCGGTCACATGGGCCCCGGCGACGACGGCCCCGCTAGGGTCCGTCACGGTTCCGGTGATCGCACCCGTTACGGTCTGTGCCTGGGCGAGTTGCGCTGTCGATAGAAGGGCAACGGTGATTCCTAAGAACATCCTGAGAAGTTTCATTTTCATCTTGTCCTCTCTCAACTCTTCCGGCTTGTGTCGATCAGATTTGGGTGCGGGGGCGCTGCCTCTCCCTAACGGAGAGTTGTTTCGTAGCTCAAATGGAGTCACGGGTTAGCTCATCGAGGAGCCGGCGCGGTCAGCCAAGAGAAACGGATGCCCTTACGGGCAAACAGCAGATTTTTACTTGGTGTTGATGAAAGTTAGCACGAAACGAGCAAGCGTTGCAAAATTTTGCTTGATTTATCGCGTTATGAGCATCCTAGAGGTCAGGCGACCTGGATTGCATCTGAAGCGGGGATGGATTGGAAGCGGACCTGGAAGACAGTGCCGCTTGTCTTGCCGGGCTCTACGTGGATGGTGGCGTCGTGGGCCAGGGTGATCCACTTTGCGATGGCGAGGCCGAGGCCGTTGCCGCCCTCGGAGCGGTTGCGTGAGGCGTCGATGCGATAGAAGCGGTCGAAGATGCGGGGCATCTCCTCCTGAGGGATGCCGACCCCGGTGTCGCGCACTTCAAGGATGTGGGCGGTGCCAGAGGCGCGGAGTTCGATGGCGATGCTGCCGTGTTCGCCGGTGTACTTGATTGCGTTGTCGAGCAGGATGGTGACGAGGCGGCGGATGAGCGAGGCGTCGCCGAGGATCCAGAGGTCGTCTTCTGAAGATACGGTGAGTTGCTGGTGCTTCATCTCCGTGCGGGCGAGCAGATGGCCGCAGACTTCCTGGATGACGTCGCTGAGATCGACGGGGCGGCGCTCGATCTGTTGCTGAGGGGTGTCGGCGCGGGCGGCGGCGAGGAGGTCGTCGAGCAGAGCGGCGGTGGACTGGCACTCTTCCATGATGGTCTGTAGAGAGTCTCGGTACTCCTGGTTGGAGCGTGGGCGGCTAAGAGCAAGTTGCGTGGTTGCGAGCATGACGGTGATGGTGGTGCGGAGGTCGTGGGAGACGTCGCTGGTGAGCTGGGTGAGGCCCTTGACGGCGCGCTCGAGGCGTTCGAGAAGCTCGTTCCATGCTTCGGCTAGGCGTTGCAGCTCATCGCCGGTCGCTCCGATGGGAAGGCGGCGATGAAGGTCGTGGATGCCGAGGGTGCGGGCGGCGCGGGTGATGCGGTCTACGGGTTCGAGGGCGCGATGGCTGAGCATGAAGCCGCCGGCGATGGCGGCGAGGAGCATGAGTGGAAGGAAGATCAGGTAGGAGGTCTCGACCATCTTGAGGATGTCGTAGTGCTCGTCCATGACGCCGGCCATGGTGAGGCGGACGGGATAGCCTTCTAGGTCGGCGATGTGCTGCAGGGTGCGGAAAGTGTGTCTGTCCAGGTGAACGATGTTGAAGCAGGGATCTTTGCAGGCGTCGCCTGTCCAGGGGATGCGGCCTCCGCCGTTGGGGCTCATGTAGATGGGCGTGCCGTCGAGTCTTGAGACTTCGAGGAGGTCGGTGTCGGGGCTGACGAGCATGAAGTGATGCAGTTGCACGGCTAGCGGCGTGCCGGGTGCGAGGAATGGCTCTTCCTTGATGAAGTGAATCATGCGGGTCTCGCGTCGCTGCATGGTCTGCTCGCGGGAGCTTGCGAGAGCGTGGCTGAGGTAGATGTAGGAGAAGATGCCGAGGGCGCTCATCCAGACCATGCTGAGCAGCACGTACCAGAGGCAGAGACGGACTCGGAGCGAGCGGAGGTTGAGGCTCATTCGGCGATGCTCAGGTGATAGCCCTGCGCGCGTACAGTGCGAATGGGGCTGGGCGCACCGGGCTGGCGGATCTTGCTGCGCAAGCTGTGCATGTGGAAGTCGACGGTGTTGTCGCTGACGTCGGTCTCGAATCCCCAGGCGGCTTCGATGAGTTCAGCGCGCGAGACGACCTGGGTCGCGCGGCGCATCAGCAGATCCAGCAAGGCGAACTCCTTGCGGGTGAGCGGAACTTCGCGGTCGCCGCGGCGCGCGACCTTCTGGCTGCGGTCGAGCAGGAGGTCGCCGACCTGTATCTGGTCCAGCATCGGGACCTGGCCGCGACGGCCCATGGCGCGCACGCGGGCGAGCAGGACTTCAAGCTGGAAGGGCTTGGTCATGTAGTCGTCGGCGCCTGAGTCCAGGCCGCGGACGACATCGGGCATGGCGTCGCGCGCGGTGAGCATGAGGATGGGAACATCGCACTTCGCCTGGCGTGCGTGCTTGACGATGCTGAGGCCGTCTTTGCCGGGAAGCATGACGTCGAGGACGATGACGTCGAAGTACTGGCTTGTGATGAGTTCCAGACCTTCGTCTCCGCGATGGGAGACGAAGACGCTGTGGCCATCTTCGAGGAGGCCCTGCTTCAGGATGTGGGCTATGCGCTTGTCGTCTTCGACTACCAGAAGCTTCATAAACCCTCACAGGCCAGCCATGTGAACAGTCTGCACGTCGTTTGTGAATTCTCTGTGACCTGCTTCGATCCCTAAGGCTCGCCTAAGGCAGCAGGGTTTGAATAGGGTCATCGGGATTGCCAGTGTGCGCTTCGCTTTTATAAGGAGCGCCTTCGTGGAATTGGCCGCGGGCTTCCGACACCTCTGTTTGAAGGATGGACGACATGATTTTTTCAGCACGGATGCGCAAGAGCTTCGCACATACTGCAATCGCCTTGACGACCGCAATGCTTGGGTTCGCAGTGGCTGTAGATGCAACGGCGCAGCAAGGGCCGCTGACGCAGATTCATGCGACCGCGCTGCCTGAGATTACGGGAGATTTCGACCACTTTGCCGTGGACATGAAGCGTAGTCACCTCTTCGTTTCGGCTGAGGTGCATCATTCCGTTGAGATGTTCGACCTGCACACGGGTGAGCATCTGCAGAGTATTCCAGGATTCAAGACGCCGCACTCGCTTGCGTTCGCTCCGGAAAAGGACGAGTTGCTGGTGGCCGATGGCGGCGACTCTTCGCTGATCGTGATTGCGGCGACGGACTTCCATCGCATCGACCGCATCCAGTTGATCGACGGCTCGGCGACGGG
This Granulicella aggregans DNA region includes the following protein-coding sequences:
- a CDS encoding EAL and HDOD domain-containing protein; the encoded protein is MDVRVHGTARKTTDVGLMNTLNVQSRRSHLSAPVKTAAYWAEEQFGHSHEKALPSFVALQALFSRDGGVFGYEVLHRSGRENRFTGDADHATQSIMKNWSFPELHKLADGRPIFLNCPRQVLVAGLLERLATPVVIEVLETVEPDEEVIAACRHLKSLGYQIALDDFQLNCRIGALVDLADYIKVDFRLSDSQARRQILDYLGGRPVRLIAEKIETVDEYEVALHEGFEIVQGYHTARPVMYSKGLRQATGCTQIPELFCST
- a CDS encoding copper homeostasis protein CutC, whose protein sequence is MQLEICVDSVESAIAAQRGGAQRVELCSALSEAGLTPSIGLIRAVRKAVNIGLYVMIRPRGGDFLYSEEELEVMREDILQAAESDADGVVFGLLTRSGDIDLERTRKLVDLARPMEVTFHRAIDMARNADAALEDVIQSGADRLLTSGSAQSALLGAPRIERMVRKSRGRIDIMVCGGVRAESVQEIASNTGASQFHAAVRQEVGSLMAHRPESLHLGMSATDDYSRKVVLIDDVVKLRTALDALAGAELSRSGE
- a CDS encoding TonB-dependent receptor yields the protein MKLLRMFLGITVALLSTAQLAQAQTVTGAITGTVTDPSGAVVAGAHVTAHSIGTGVDSSTTTNGSGFYRIEFLPIGRYSVAVEADGFSRTSLPAFDLEVLQTANLNVKLAVGSSSSTVEVSEAAAPILNTNDATLGTTFTANAIQNVPLNGLDFSALTLYLPGAVNTAGTSGTTSIERSTSWQDTPNVNGNRAQSNNYTLDGIDMNETFNNVISYSPAPEALEEIKVLTANSPADYGNVNGGGIVSVLKSGTNRFHGSAYGYVQDYRINANSWTNNNQGIPINPFSQSQFGGSFGGPILHDKLFFFVDYLGARYHKGGVQSVSVLSAAMRNGDFSALLSGSNPIQLYDPENNFAPYAGNLGVPINNPVAKYLFANTAIYPLPNATPTDGIIANNYQGTARTFKANNQGDIKVEYDPGKNDKLTAFYSMSTAYDGTAAVLAITFPGVNLYPTKIIGGNWVHIFSPAIVNSARLGFTRTDWNVGLPSDPTGTFGTSGDSKVGIGFTDQAYNGFTGQIISGGATSVGNQALNNGTIIDNTYSYIDNLTWQHGLHYLSMGVQALRYQQNYPTSNNSGYLGNLNYTGAFTSNGAGSGGYGAADFVLDRVQSAQATLTSSNVGQRQWRAAGYINDDFKFRPNLTFNIGLRYEFDQPWIESGNRQGNIDVATGQPQYADHVPVGAPAGSGVCPTKGCYKSNYRQIMPRIGFAYQVNDRLVVRGGYGATSFYEGNSSNQRLTSVTPFLSAVNVSVNSPQVGAVTVARTAEQGFTGGTTSSAGTYDVYPQNIQPAYVQEWSLTTEYALTRTTSLQVGYVGEQGQHIEDYGNLNQYKVNGDPTSAPYYNNQYLGINGSAGALGVGSNSLLITESRAMMNYNALQAVLRQRATQGLEFTLNYTYGKAMTNSLGNYGLNVNGYSGAFQNYYDSSADYGPAGYDVKHNVSGTGVYALPVGTGKRFLSGANRLLDEAIGGWKIGVAGVGYTGFPETVTTGQTNGAEITGSSNNSNSYGAARVNQLRKLKVVNRSINNWFGTDASATPCLTAGVDNGVCAFGAPANNVFGNSKNGSVRGPGYLNVDMSAFKDFRVYKEQSLGFRFDAFNAFNIVSYGNPDTVITDSTFGQIASQEQIRSQERRFQFSAKYAF
- a CDS encoding sensor histidine kinase: MSLNLRSLRVRLCLWYVLLSMVWMSALGIFSYIYLSHALASSREQTMQRRETRMIHFIKEEPFLAPGTPLAVQLHHFMLVSPDTDLLEVSRLDGTPIYMSPNGGGRIPWTGDACKDPCFNIVHLDRHTFRTLQHIADLEGYPVRLTMAGVMDEHYDILKMVETSYLIFLPLMLLAAIAGGFMLSHRALEPVDRITRAARTLGIHDLHRRLPIGATGDELQRLAEAWNELLERLERAVKGLTQLTSDVSHDLRTTITVMLATTQLALSRPRSNQEYRDSLQTIMEECQSTAALLDDLLAAARADTPQQQIERRPVDLSDVIQEVCGHLLARTEMKHQQLTVSSEDDLWILGDASLIRRLVTILLDNAIKYTGEHGSIAIELRASGTAHILEVRDTGVGIPQEEMPRIFDRFYRIDASRNRSEGGNGLGLAIAKWITLAHDATIHVEPGKTSGTVFQVRFQSIPASDAIQVA
- a CDS encoding response regulator transcription factor, translated to MKLLVVEDDKRIAHILKQGLLEDGHSVFVSHRGDEGLELITSQYFDVIVLDVMLPGKDGLSIVKHARQAKCDVPILMLTARDAMPDVVRGLDSGADDYMTKPFQLEVLLARVRAMGRRGQVPMLDQIQVGDLLLDRSQKVARRGDREVPLTRKEFALLDLLMRRATQVVSRAELIEAAWGFETDVSDNTVDFHMHSLRSKIRQPGAPSPIRTVRAQGYHLSIAE